In Aureibaculum algae, the following are encoded in one genomic region:
- a CDS encoding DNA alkylation repair protein, producing the protein MAFKKLKYWFDQELAEMLSDKILGEDSNFPRDQFVSTVVGKIDALELKDRVELIADTFHMHLGNSIPENIKILVAILGPENEKETGMFTNYYWIMPIAKYVEKYGMGHFDISMNAIAEITKRNTGEYAIRPYLVNDTKKTLAMLTTWSQHQNKHIRRLSSEGVRPRLPWAKKLDVFIENPTPIIPILNNLKNDPSKYVQKSVANCINDILKDNPEIGRNLIEKWNVNPTKERKWILKHALRNLLKAQDQWALKIIK; encoded by the coding sequence ATGGCATTCAAAAAGTTAAAATATTGGTTTGATCAGGAACTTGCAGAAATGCTTTCAGATAAAATCCTTGGCGAAGATTCTAATTTTCCGAGAGACCAATTTGTTAGTACTGTTGTCGGTAAAATTGATGCTTTGGAATTAAAAGACCGTGTTGAGCTCATTGCTGACACCTTCCATATGCATTTAGGGAATTCAATACCCGAAAACATAAAAATACTTGTGGCCATTTTAGGTCCAGAAAACGAGAAAGAGACAGGTATGTTTACCAATTATTATTGGATTATGCCTATTGCCAAATATGTTGAAAAATACGGCATGGGACATTTTGATATTTCCATGAACGCCATAGCTGAAATTACTAAAAGAAATACAGGAGAATATGCTATTCGTCCTTATTTAGTAAACGATACAAAAAAAACATTAGCCATGTTAACAACATGGTCACAACATCAAAATAAACATATTAGAAGATTGTCTAGTGAAGGTGTGAGGCCAAGATTACCATGGGCAAAAAAATTGGATGTATTTATAGAAAATCCAACACCTATTATCCCCATCTTGAATAATTTAAAAAATGACCCTTCCAAATATGTTCAAAAATCGGTTGCCAATTGTATAAATGATATCTTAAAAGACAATCCTGAAATTGGAAGAAATTTAATAGAAAAATGGAATGTGAATCCTACTAAAGAAAGAAAATGGATTTTAAAACATGCACTAAGAAATTTATTAAAAGCTCAAGATCAATGGGCATTAAAAATTATTAAATAA
- a CDS encoding purine-nucleoside phosphorylase, giving the protein MWNKVQETVSFLKEKGFLNADFGIVLGSGLGGLVDSISVEQKLSYSEIPHFSRSTTPGHSGFLIYGTLSGKKVIAMQGRFHYYEGWSMQEVVFPIRVLKYLGIENLILSNASGGVNSNYKVGDIMIIKDHINMMPEHPLRGQNDDRFGQRFVDMHEAYSLKMIAKLKEVASKEDISLQEGVYLGLQGPTFETPAEYKMVKLMGADAVGMSTVPEVIVAKHMGMNCLGVSIVTDLGVEGQVVAVSHEEVQDVAKKAGKTLSLLVEKFVGLN; this is encoded by the coding sequence ATGTGGAACAAAGTACAAGAAACAGTTAGCTTTTTAAAGGAAAAAGGATTTTTAAATGCAGATTTCGGAATTGTTTTAGGTTCGGGATTGGGAGGTTTGGTTGATAGTATATCTGTTGAACAAAAACTGTCCTATTCAGAAATCCCTCATTTTTCTAGATCCACAACACCTGGACACTCCGGGTTTTTAATTTATGGAACTTTGTCAGGTAAGAAGGTGATTGCCATGCAAGGAAGATTTCATTATTATGAAGGTTGGTCTATGCAAGAGGTCGTTTTTCCAATTCGAGTATTGAAGTATTTGGGTATTGAAAATTTAATACTTTCAAATGCCTCTGGAGGTGTGAACTCCAATTATAAAGTAGGTGATATTATGATTATTAAAGATCATATAAATATGATGCCAGAGCATCCCTTACGAGGACAGAATGATGATCGTTTCGGTCAACGCTTTGTAGATATGCACGAAGCTTATAGTTTAAAAATGATAGCGAAGCTTAAAGAGGTTGCTTCAAAAGAAGATATCTCCTTACAAGAAGGTGTTTATTTGGGATTACAAGGGCCAACCTTTGAAACACCTGCAGAATATAAAATGGTGAAATTAATGGGAGCTGATGCTGTTGGAATGAGCACCGTACCTGAAGTAATTGTTGCCAAACATATGGGGATGAATTGCCTTGGTGTTTCTATTGTAACTGATTTAGGAGTAGAAGGTCAGGTAGTTGCCGTTTCTCATGAAGAAGTTCAGGATGTGGCTAAAAAAGCTGGAAAAACCCTTAGTTTATTGGTAGAGAAGTTTGTAGGCCTAAATTAA
- the lpxK gene encoding tetraacyldisaccharide 4'-kinase, which produces MNFLRKLLYPFSLLYGEITSARNIFYDKGILKSTQFDIPTIVVGNLSVGGTGKTPQVEYLVRLLQDKYKVAILSRGYKRSTKGFIIASPKSTASEIGDEPLQYYKKFSKVIVAVDADRVNGIHQLTQLVDNPEVILLDDAFQHRKVEAGLNVLLTPYNDLYVDDKMLPTGNLREKVSGAERAKLIVVTKCPSELNEKEQFEITKKLKAEVHQTVFFSRIKYSETIISKTATITLDTLSLYKVLLVTGIAKTELLLDFLNYKKVNVQHLRFADHYNFTEKDIEKISTTFEGIQSDKKIILTTEKDYVRSFIDSKFEVYYLPIETSFIEHQGDFNRIITDYVEQSTRNS; this is translated from the coding sequence ATGAATTTCTTGCGAAAATTATTATATCCTTTTTCTTTATTATATGGGGAGATTACATCCGCAAGAAATATTTTTTATGATAAAGGAATTCTAAAATCAACACAGTTTGATATTCCGACTATTGTAGTTGGAAATTTAAGTGTAGGAGGAACTGGAAAAACACCGCAAGTTGAATATTTAGTTAGACTATTACAAGATAAGTACAAGGTTGCTATCTTAAGTAGAGGGTATAAAAGAAGTACTAAAGGATTTATTATTGCTAGTCCAAAAAGTACCGCATCTGAAATTGGAGACGAGCCGCTACAGTATTATAAGAAATTCTCGAAGGTCATTGTTGCAGTTGATGCAGATAGAGTGAACGGTATTCATCAATTAACTCAATTAGTAGATAACCCTGAGGTTATTTTATTAGATGATGCTTTTCAGCACAGAAAAGTAGAAGCTGGTCTCAATGTTTTACTAACTCCATATAACGATTTGTATGTTGATGATAAAATGTTACCCACAGGTAATCTAAGAGAAAAGGTGAGTGGGGCGGAACGTGCAAAATTGATTGTGGTTACCAAATGTCCCTCTGAATTAAATGAAAAGGAACAATTCGAAATCACTAAAAAATTAAAAGCAGAGGTTCATCAAACGGTTTTTTTTTCTAGGATTAAATATAGCGAGACTATCATTTCAAAAACGGCTACAATTACTTTAGATACTTTATCTTTGTACAAGGTGTTATTAGTTACGGGGATTGCGAAAACGGAACTGTTACTTGATTTTTTGAATTATAAAAAGGTTAATGTTCAGCACTTAAGGTTTGCCGATCATTACAATTTTACCGAGAAGGATATTGAAAAAATAAGCACTACGTTTGAAGGTATTCAATCGGATAAGAAAATAATTTTAACTACTGAAAAAGATTATGTCAGGAGCTTTATAGACTCCAAATTTGAGGTGTATTACTTACCCATTGAAACCAGTTTTATAGAGCATCAAGGAGATTTTAATAGGATTATTACAGATTATGTGGAACAAAGTACAAGAAACAGTTAG
- a CDS encoding acylase, producing MKYLSILLLLLVIGCKQSPKVSEEVQHWQDQAENIEIIRDNFGVPHIYGKTDADAVFGLLYAQCEDDFNRVEQNYIWATGRLAEVEGENALYSDLRAKLYMTEDEAIANYEKSPEWLKKLCNAFADGINYYLFTHPEVTPRLLNRFEPWMPMYFSEGSIGGDIEGISTKKIGAFYGKENATEKIAFNETEEPFLEKEPAGSNGFAISGKRTASGKAMLLINPHTSFFFRGEVHVVSEEGLNAYGAVTWGQFFVYQGFNEKTGWMHTSTYTDIKDEFLEDITKTDNGYTYTYGDEQRPVKELEVALKYKVGDSLTEKKFNMFRTHRGPITHAIDSNWVTTAIMWDPVKALEQSFTRTKLNGHQEFREMMNIRTNSSNNTVYADAGGNIAYYHGNFIPKRNVKFDYTNPVDGSNPETDWNGLHTVDENITVINPEVGWIQNCNSTPFTSAGENSPKQEDYPNYMSLDRENFRGVHAIRLLEKSKDLTIDKLITMAYDPYLPAFEISIPGLIDAYDKSSPKDPELKEAIDVLHKWDFSVSKESVAMSLAHFYGQFYLREGNFPNGLNEMEKVAFMGKKSPMAERLTMLKKSISHLTEDFGTWNTPWGEISRYQRLTGAIEQKFDDNAPSIAVGLTTARWGALAAFGMRSKQKTKRIYGTRGNSFVAVVEFGDKVKAKSMLAGGQSGDPNSPHFDDQAQRYADVEFKNVPYYREDVEARAEKTYHPGDKE from the coding sequence ATGAAATATCTTTCCATTCTCCTTTTACTGCTTGTTATAGGTTGTAAACAGTCTCCAAAAGTTTCAGAAGAAGTACAACATTGGCAAGACCAAGCAGAAAACATTGAAATTATTCGTGACAATTTTGGTGTACCACATATTTATGGCAAAACAGATGCCGATGCTGTTTTTGGCTTATTGTATGCTCAATGTGAAGATGATTTTAATCGGGTGGAGCAAAATTATATTTGGGCTACTGGTCGCTTGGCGGAAGTTGAAGGTGAAAACGCTTTATATAGTGATTTGCGTGCAAAATTATATATGACCGAAGACGAAGCCATTGCTAATTATGAGAAAAGTCCGGAGTGGTTAAAAAAGTTATGTAACGCTTTTGCGGATGGAATCAATTATTATTTGTTTACACATCCTGAAGTTACACCGAGATTATTAAACCGTTTTGAACCTTGGATGCCCATGTATTTTAGTGAAGGCTCCATTGGTGGCGATATTGAAGGTATTTCAACTAAAAAAATTGGAGCGTTTTATGGAAAGGAAAATGCCACAGAAAAAATTGCCTTTAATGAAACTGAAGAACCTTTCTTAGAAAAAGAACCAGCAGGCTCTAACGGATTTGCCATTTCAGGTAAGCGTACAGCATCTGGTAAAGCTATGTTACTAATTAACCCACATACTTCTTTCTTTTTCCGTGGTGAAGTTCATGTGGTGAGTGAAGAAGGTTTAAATGCTTATGGAGCGGTTACTTGGGGGCAGTTTTTTGTGTATCAAGGATTTAATGAGAAAACGGGATGGATGCATACCTCAACCTATACCGATATTAAAGATGAATTTTTAGAAGACATTACTAAAACAGATAACGGATATACCTATACATACGGAGACGAACAACGTCCTGTTAAAGAGCTTGAAGTTGCCTTGAAATATAAAGTTGGTGATTCTCTAACGGAGAAAAAATTCAACATGTTTAGAACCCATCGCGGTCCAATAACACATGCCATTGATTCCAATTGGGTAACAACAGCCATTATGTGGGATCCCGTAAAAGCCTTGGAGCAATCCTTTACACGTACCAAACTAAATGGACACCAAGAGTTTAGAGAAATGATGAACATCCGTACCAATTCTTCTAACAATACGGTATATGCTGATGCGGGCGGAAATATTGCGTACTATCATGGGAACTTTATACCAAAGCGTAATGTGAAATTTGATTATACCAATCCTGTCGATGGAAGTAACCCTGAAACCGATTGGAACGGGTTACATACTGTTGATGAAAACATTACGGTGATAAATCCTGAAGTGGGTTGGATTCAAAATTGTAACTCTACCCCTTTTACAAGTGCGGGTGAAAATAGTCCTAAACAGGAGGATTACCCAAATTATATGTCACTTGATCGTGAGAATTTTAGAGGTGTGCATGCCATCCGATTATTAGAAAAAAGTAAGGATTTAACGATTGATAAACTGATAACTATGGCTTACGATCCTTATTTGCCTGCTTTTGAAATTTCTATACCAGGATTAATTGATGCCTATGACAAATCTTCACCAAAAGATCCAGAACTAAAAGAAGCCATCGATGTTTTACACAAATGGGATTTTTCTGTTTCTAAAGAGAGTGTCGCCATGTCTTTAGCTCATTTTTATGGTCAATTTTACCTCCGTGAAGGTAATTTTCCAAATGGATTAAACGAAATGGAAAAAGTTGCTTTTATGGGAAAAAAATCTCCTATGGCAGAAAGATTAACGATGTTAAAGAAAAGTATTTCTCATCTCACTGAAGATTTTGGAACGTGGAATACCCCATGGGGAGAAATTAGCAGATATCAACGTTTAACAGGAGCTATTGAGCAAAAATTCGATGATAACGCTCCAAGCATTGCGGTTGGCTTAACAACGGCGAGATGGGGTGCTTTAGCTGCATTTGGCATGCGTTCTAAACAAAAAACAAAACGTATTTATGGCACCAGAGGAAACAGTTTTGTGGCTGTGGTAGAATTTGGTGATAAGGTAAAAGCGAAATCAATGCTAGCAGGTGGACAAAGTGGAGATCCCAATTCTCCTCATTTTGACGATCAAGCTCAACGCTACGCAGACGTTGAATTTAAAAATGTGCCTTATTACCGTGAAGATGTAGAAGCCAGAGCTGAAAAAACATATCATCCGGGAGATAAAGAATAA
- a CDS encoding N-acyl-D-amino-acid deacylase family protein encodes MKTSSSKYFLLAFILLFITVTSCKNEKIKSEKESQIERQETVVQPNINAVDVAIINGTIIDGSGKPAYTSTIYINGDSIVYIGNLTNPELKIGKTIDAKGKTVSPGFIDLHAHGNPLSTPDFENFLAMGVTSIVLGQDGSSTNSKDLKGYLDNVNEQNLGVNIIEFVGHGTLRNLAGIGVKSKINEVQLEKLKSLLKERLKYTFGLSTGLEYAPGLYAEESELVALAAIAGEQNKMVMSHMRNEDDDAVIESIKELSRQGSNARVHISHLKSVYGKGQERANEILDTIKKIRKSGIQITADMYPYMASYTGISIVFPDWSKTPQQFAIAKKNRRKELEDFIRNKVNLRNGPEATLLGSAPYTGKTLAEAAASKNKPFEQFLIDDLGPQGSSGAYFVMNKELQETFLKDPIIGICSDGSKTGHHPRGHGTFAKIIETYVVKDSILNLEEAVRKMTSYAAEILQLKKRGTLTIGNKADILIFDPKNIKAPADYVNPHQLATGFDQVLVNGKLVRDHGKLAVELSGKVLLPE; translated from the coding sequence ATGAAAACTTCCTCATCTAAATATTTCCTTTTAGCTTTTATCCTACTATTCATAACCGTTACGTCATGTAAGAATGAAAAAATAAAAAGCGAAAAAGAGTCACAAATCGAAAGACAAGAAACTGTTGTTCAACCTAACATTAATGCTGTTGATGTTGCTATCATTAATGGCACTATAATCGACGGATCAGGTAAACCAGCTTATACATCAACTATTTATATAAATGGTGATAGTATTGTTTACATCGGTAATTTGACCAACCCTGAGTTAAAAATTGGCAAAACAATTGATGCAAAAGGCAAAACTGTGAGTCCGGGGTTTATAGATCTACACGCTCATGGAAACCCTTTAAGTACTCCTGATTTTGAGAATTTTTTAGCCATGGGTGTTACCAGTATTGTATTGGGTCAAGATGGTTCTAGTACTAATAGTAAAGATTTAAAAGGGTATTTAGACAACGTTAATGAGCAAAATTTAGGCGTAAATATTATTGAATTTGTGGGGCATGGCACCTTGCGAAATTTAGCAGGCATTGGTGTCAAATCTAAAATTAATGAGGTTCAATTGGAAAAATTAAAATCATTATTAAAGGAGCGTTTAAAATATACTTTTGGTTTGTCAACGGGACTAGAATATGCACCAGGTTTATACGCTGAAGAAAGTGAATTAGTAGCCTTGGCAGCAATAGCAGGTGAGCAAAACAAAATGGTAATGAGCCATATGCGTAATGAAGATGATGATGCAGTCATAGAATCTATTAAAGAATTGAGCCGACAAGGATCAAATGCACGTGTTCATATTTCTCATTTAAAATCGGTTTACGGTAAAGGACAAGAAAGAGCCAATGAAATTTTAGATACCATCAAAAAAATCAGAAAGTCTGGAATTCAAATAACAGCCGATATGTATCCATATATGGCAAGTTATACAGGTATTTCCATTGTTTTCCCCGATTGGTCTAAAACACCTCAACAATTTGCAATAGCTAAGAAAAACAGGAGAAAAGAATTAGAAGATTTTATTAGAAACAAAGTGAATCTACGAAATGGACCAGAAGCAACCTTATTAGGTTCTGCTCCTTATACCGGAAAAACATTAGCAGAGGCAGCTGCTTCAAAAAACAAACCTTTTGAACAGTTTTTAATTGACGATTTAGGTCCACAAGGTTCCTCTGGGGCTTATTTTGTAATGAATAAAGAATTACAAGAAACCTTTTTAAAAGACCCGATTATTGGAATCTGTTCTGATGGTAGTAAAACAGGTCATCACCCTCGTGGTCATGGTACATTTGCCAAAATTATTGAGACCTATGTGGTAAAAGATAGTATCTTAAATTTAGAAGAAGCTGTACGTAAAATGACTTCATATGCTGCTGAAATTCTACAACTAAAAAAACGTGGAACCCTTACCATTGGCAACAAAGCAGACATTCTCATTTTTGATCCAAAAAACATAAAAGCACCAGCGGACTATGTGAATCCACATCAATTAGCAACAGGTTTTGACCAAGTGTTGGTTAATGGAAAATTGGTTAGGGATCATGGAAAACTTGCCGTTGAATTAAGTGGTAAGGTGTTGTTGCCTGAATAA
- the ribB gene encoding 3,4-dihydroxy-2-butanone-4-phosphate synthase, producing the protein MISTQENKVELNSIKEAIADIKKGKVIIVVDDEDRENEGDFVAAAELVTPEMINFMATEGRGLICAPIVGSRCDELGLNMMVQDNTVLHQTQFTVSVDLIGNGCTTGISVHDRAKTIKALVDDNTKPHDLGRPGHVFPLKAKNGGVLRRTGHTEAAVDLARLAGLKPAGILVEILNEDGSMARLPQLLKFAKKFDLKIISIEDLVAYRMLHDSLIEKVEDFPLKTRFGEFRLRAYKQTTNSQVHLALTKGNWDENEPVLVRVNSTLINNDIIRLLTSKPDDMFSRMFKMINDEGKGAIVFINQENQSFNLLNRLNLIKDLQEDNTTKVPKINPDTKDFGIGAQILHDIGISKLRIISNNDQIKKRVGIIGYGLEIVENVGY; encoded by the coding sequence ATGATTTCAACACAAGAAAATAAAGTAGAATTGAATTCCATAAAGGAAGCAATTGCTGATATTAAAAAAGGAAAGGTAATAATCGTAGTAGATGATGAAGATCGTGAAAATGAAGGAGATTTTGTTGCGGCTGCAGAATTGGTAACGCCCGAAATGATAAACTTTATGGCAACTGAAGGTCGTGGATTAATTTGTGCACCAATTGTAGGAAGTAGATGTGATGAATTAGGTTTAAACATGATGGTTCAAGACAATACGGTTTTACATCAAACCCAATTTACTGTATCAGTCGACTTAATCGGAAATGGCTGTACCACAGGTATTTCAGTCCATGATAGAGCAAAAACAATCAAGGCATTGGTTGATGACAATACAAAACCACACGATCTAGGAAGACCAGGTCATGTTTTTCCTTTAAAAGCAAAAAATGGAGGAGTCTTAAGGAGAACAGGGCATACAGAAGCTGCTGTGGATTTGGCAAGGTTAGCAGGTTTGAAACCGGCCGGAATCCTTGTTGAAATTTTAAATGAAGACGGGTCAATGGCAAGGTTACCTCAACTATTGAAATTTGCTAAGAAATTTGATTTAAAAATTATTTCAATTGAAGATTTAGTTGCCTATAGAATGCTTCACGATTCTTTAATAGAAAAAGTAGAAGATTTTCCTTTAAAAACACGCTTTGGAGAATTCAGACTTAGAGCTTATAAACAAACTACAAATAGTCAGGTGCATTTGGCATTAACGAAAGGAAATTGGGATGAAAATGAGCCTGTTTTGGTTCGTGTAAACTCAACATTAATTAATAATGATATTATTAGATTATTAACGAGTAAGCCAGATGATATGTTTAGTCGCATGTTTAAAATGATTAATGATGAAGGTAAAGGGGCAATTGTTTTTATTAACCAAGAAAATCAATCTTTTAACCTATTAAATAGACTAAACTTAATAAAAGATTTACAAGAAGACAATACAACCAAAGTACCAAAAATAAATCCTGATACAAAAGATTTTGGTATTGGAGCACAGATTCTTCATGATATAGGTATTTCTAAATTAAGAATTATTTCTAATAATGATCAAATTAAAAAACGTGTAGGAATTATTGGTTATGGTTTAGAAATTGTTGAAAATGTAGGGTATTAA
- a CDS encoding LptF/LptG family permease — MKILNRYILKSFLVPFLATFFIILFVLVMQVLWLQFDKIAGKGIGVGHIMQFLGYIAQMQIPLALPIAILLSSIMALGSLAENYEFAAVKSAGISLQRFIRPLVILMVLLSGLNFLFLNYAFPRAAFKFKNMLSDLKKTEPALALIPGTFNDEIPGYSIKFDEKYGKNDNLLKNVLIYTDLDQNQPNVKIITAETGEITTEKGSKYMTLILKNGNRYEELPEKKRDYKNGATLPGTKTTFTEALINIDIEDMSNVDSKDYKQDREMLSLKQLNYYSDSLKVPYDDYIASKAKIFLVRAGIKSKDKDTTDFSKINENILENFDDEGKGQVLNNAVELSKNTLDDIEGFNSVLKNKRKFLNVYDTEYHRRLAFSFACLVLFFIGAPLGSIIRKGGFGFPMIMAILIFVIYFFISTLGRNMAWASTVTAPLGGWMATIILLPFGIFLMIRATKEKGIINLDTFLNPITKFFKNLFNNKDKKVIK; from the coding sequence GTGAAAATCTTAAACAGATACATACTAAAAAGTTTTTTAGTACCTTTTTTAGCAACCTTTTTTATTATACTGTTTGTACTTGTAATGCAAGTACTTTGGTTACAGTTCGATAAAATTGCTGGAAAAGGTATTGGTGTTGGGCATATTATGCAGTTTTTAGGGTATATAGCTCAAATGCAGATTCCATTGGCATTACCCATTGCAATTTTACTTTCTTCAATTATGGCTTTAGGGTCACTTGCAGAAAATTATGAATTTGCAGCAGTTAAATCTGCTGGTATTTCATTGCAACGTTTTATTAGACCTCTTGTAATTTTAATGGTATTATTAAGTGGTTTAAATTTTTTATTTTTAAACTATGCCTTTCCAAGGGCAGCATTCAAATTTAAAAATATGCTATCCGATTTGAAAAAAACGGAACCGGCATTAGCCTTAATACCAGGTACTTTTAATGATGAAATACCAGGATATAGTATTAAGTTTGATGAAAAATATGGTAAAAATGATAACCTCCTAAAAAATGTTCTCATTTATACTGATTTAGATCAGAATCAGCCCAACGTAAAAATAATTACGGCAGAAACTGGAGAAATTACAACGGAGAAAGGAAGTAAGTATATGACGCTTATTTTAAAAAATGGAAATCGATACGAAGAATTACCAGAAAAGAAGCGAGATTATAAAAATGGGGCAACATTACCAGGTACCAAAACAACTTTTACCGAAGCTCTGATTAATATTGATATAGAGGACATGAGCAATGTTGACTCTAAAGATTATAAACAAGATAGGGAAATGTTGAGTTTAAAACAGCTCAATTATTATTCTGACTCATTGAAAGTACCCTATGATGATTATATAGCCTCTAAAGCAAAAATATTTTTGGTTAGAGCTGGTATTAAAAGTAAAGATAAAGACACCACTGATTTTTCAAAAATAAATGAAAATATTTTAGAAAATTTTGATGATGAAGGTAAAGGTCAGGTATTAAATAATGCTGTTGAACTTTCTAAAAACACATTAGATGATATTGAAGGATTTAATTCTGTATTAAAAAACAAACGTAAATTTTTAAATGTCTATGATACTGAATATCATAGAAGATTGGCATTTTCTTTCGCTTGTTTAGTGTTATTTTTTATTGGAGCTCCTTTAGGTTCAATTATCCGAAAAGGAGGATTTGGGTTTCCAATGATAATGGCTATTTTAATATTTGTTATTTATTTCTTTATTTCTACGTTAGGTAGAAATATGGCGTGGGCCAGTACGGTAACAGCTCCATTAGGCGGTTGGATGGCTACAATTATTTTATTACCATTTGGTATTTTCTTGATGATAAGAGCTACCAAAGAAAAAGGTATCATTAATTTAGATACATTTTTAAACCCAATTACCAAATTTTTTAAAAACCTCTTTAATAATAAAGATAAAAAAGTAATTAAGTGA
- a CDS encoding serine hydrolase: protein MTLKNTMTTGLLLLFLVAISSCKKETSHKENLESTILSQIDSIDGTVAVAFFNLSAPEDSLFINIDEKFHAASTMKVPVMIELFKQAAQGKFNLNDSVFLKNEFKSIVDSSLYSMDIGVDSDHIVYNKINKKVAIKDLMYSMITASSNLATNVLIELVDAKKVTATMRDLGAKDIEVLRGVEDLKAFEKGLSNSTTARDLMIIMKAIAQHKAGSEADSKAMIAVLEDQLFKSIIPKYLPKTLKVAHKTGSITGVHHDAGIVYLPDGKSYVLVILSKNIKNSDTATQQLARISKTIYDYVSTN, encoded by the coding sequence ATGACTCTTAAAAATACAATGACGACAGGTTTGCTTCTTCTTTTTTTAGTAGCGATTAGTTCCTGTAAAAAAGAAACATCTCATAAAGAAAACCTTGAATCAACAATCTTATCGCAGATTGATTCTATTGACGGAACAGTAGCCGTTGCCTTTTTTAATCTCTCAGCACCAGAAGACAGTCTATTTATAAATATTGACGAAAAATTTCATGCCGCAAGTACCATGAAAGTCCCAGTGATGATTGAACTTTTTAAGCAAGCAGCTCAAGGAAAGTTTAACCTAAATGATTCCGTTTTCTTAAAAAATGAATTCAAAAGTATTGTAGATAGTAGTTTATACAGTATGGATATTGGCGTTGATAGTGACCATATTGTCTACAATAAAATTAACAAAAAAGTTGCGATAAAAGATTTAATGTACAGCATGATAACCGCAAGTAGTAATTTAGCTACCAATGTCTTAATTGAATTGGTAGATGCTAAAAAAGTAACGGCAACCATGCGTGATTTAGGAGCTAAAGACATCGAAGTTTTACGTGGTGTAGAAGATTTAAAAGCGTTTGAAAAGGGTCTGAGTAACTCAACGACTGCAAGAGATTTAATGATAATTATGAAAGCCATTGCCCAACATAAAGCAGGTTCAGAAGCAGATTCAAAAGCTATGATTGCTGTTTTAGAAGATCAGCTGTTTAAAAGTATAATTCCGAAATATTTACCTAAAACGTTAAAAGTAGCACATAAAACAGGTTCCATAACAGGTGTTCATCATGACGCAGGAATTGTGTATTTACCAGATGGCAAGTCATACGTTTTAGTAATTCTTTCTAAAAACATTAAAAATTCAGATACAGCAACCCAACAGTTAGCTAGAATTTCTAAGACCATTTATGATTATGTCAGTACTAATTAA